The Fructilactobacillus ixorae genome has a window encoding:
- a CDS encoding YqgQ family protein — translation MKNLYDVQQLLKRFGIYVYVGKRIWDIEVMALELDHLYEAHVISQTEFTAAKLVLKHEHHLEATKAQQITGGLEDGKKLNWN, via the coding sequence ATGAAGAATTTGTATGATGTTCAACAGCTATTAAAACGGTTTGGAATTTATGTCTACGTGGGGAAGCGGATTTGGGACATTGAAGTGATGGCCCTCGAGTTAGATCATTTGTATGAGGCACACGTGATTTCCCAAACGGAGTTTACCGCTGCGAAGTTGGTTTTAAAGCACGAACATCACCTTGAAGCTACCAAAGCACAGCAAATAACTGGAGGATTAGAAGATGGCAAAAAACTTAATTGGAATTGA
- a CDS encoding ROK family glucokinase gives MAKNLIGIDLGGTTTKMAFLNQQGEVLEKWRILTDVSDNGSHIVANIVKSIRQHIEDSGKTPADFIGIGMGTPGTVDRENGTVSEAYNLNWAASQPVRKQIQEGLGLPFDLDNDANVASLGEYWKGAGSLEEDVVFVTLGTGVGGGVIANGKLLHGVNGGAGEIGHIAVQPDGYLCTCGKRGCLETYASATGIVRVAADMAKTFNGTSRLAELEQTDEKITSKLIFYLADNGDILANQVVDRICFYLGLALSAIGNTLNPASIVIGGGVSNAGNTLLQPTTKYFQENAFPSIRDTTKLKLAELGNDAGVIGAASMALQFR, from the coding sequence ATGGCAAAAAACTTAATTGGAATTGATTTAGGTGGAACTACCACGAAAATGGCGTTCTTAAACCAACAAGGTGAAGTCCTAGAAAAATGGCGCATTTTAACGGATGTGAGCGATAACGGAAGTCACATTGTTGCAAATATCGTTAAATCAATTCGGCAACACATCGAAGATTCCGGCAAAACTCCCGCTGATTTCATTGGAATTGGCATGGGAACTCCCGGAACGGTTGATCGGGAAAACGGAACGGTTTCGGAAGCCTATAACTTGAACTGGGCGGCGAGCCAGCCGGTTCGAAAACAAATTCAAGAGGGTCTCGGGCTACCCTTTGATTTAGATAACGATGCGAACGTTGCCTCCCTCGGTGAATACTGGAAGGGGGCCGGAAGCCTCGAAGAAGACGTGGTCTTTGTGACCCTTGGGACTGGAGTTGGGGGCGGTGTAATCGCCAACGGCAAGCTCCTCCATGGGGTGAACGGTGGGGCCGGTGAAATCGGTCACATTGCGGTCCAACCTGATGGCTACCTGTGTACCTGCGGTAAACGCGGGTGCTTAGAAACCTATGCGTCTGCTACTGGAATTGTACGCGTCGCTGCTGATATGGCTAAGACCTTCAACGGAACTTCACGGTTAGCAGAATTAGAACAAACTGATGAAAAAATTACCTCGAAGTTAATTTTCTACTTGGCCGATAACGGTGATATCTTGGCTAACCAAGTGGTTGATCGGATTTGTTTCTACCTTGGCTTGGCGCTGTCAGCCATCGGGAACACGTTGAATCCTGCTAGTATCGTAATTGGTGGGGGAGTTTCCAACGCGGGAAACACTTTGTTACAACCAACGACTAAGTACTTCCAGGAAAATGCTTTTCCATCCATTCGGGATACAACGAAGCTCAAGTTAGCTGAACTAGGAAACGATGCGGGAGTCATTGGAGCTGCTTCAATGGCATTACAATTTAGATAA